A portion of the Anguilla rostrata isolate EN2019 unplaced genomic scaffold, ASM1855537v3 scaf1097, whole genome shotgun sequence genome contains these proteins:
- the LOC135247156 gene encoding intelectin-like, producing the protein MLPWAILVMSFLLEPYLCDFKSVDSLYIVEDPVNNPEADRLLNKIRYVARSCKELKEKYEVHDDGLYYLTTTNGILYEAFCDMTTAGGGWTLVASVHENNLYGKCTLGDRWSSQQGSNPNLPEGDGTWSNKVTFGSPEAATSDDYKNPGYYDITAEDVSVWHVRNNAEMKEWIAKSILRYHTETSFLTLQGGNLYQLFKRYPVRFNAGACNTDKGPTVPIVYDFGNGETTANLYGPNARGEFTAGFITFRVFNNERAAMAICSGVSPRGCNTETVRLLIACCAL; encoded by the exons ATGCTACCCTGGGCCATTCTTGTGATGTCCTTCTTATTGGAGCCCTACCTATGTGATTTTAAAAGTG TAGATTCTCTGTATATTGTTGAGGACCCAGTCAACAACCCAGAAGCAGACAGACTGCTGAACAAGATCCGATACGTCGCCCGGAGCTGcaaagagctcaaagaaaaatatgaagttCATGACG ATGGGCTGTATTACCTCACTACCACAAATGGAATTCTGTACGAGGCGTTCTGTGACATGACCACGGCGGGTGGGGGCTGGACACTGGTGGCCAGCGTCCATGAGAATAACCTGTATGGGAAGTGCACTCTGGGGGATCGCTGGTCCAGCCAGCAGGGCAGCAACCCCAATCTGCCGGAGGGGGATGGAACCTGGAGCAACAAGGTTACGTTTGGGTCTCCTGAGGCTGCCACCTCTGATGACTACAAG aaccccgggtattatgacatcacagcggaAGACGTGTCCGTGTGGCATGTTCGGAACAATGCAGAGATGAAAGAATGGATCGCCAAGTCCATCTTGCGCTACCACACAGAGACCAGCTTCCTGACTTTACAGGGAGGAAACCTCTACCAGCTGTTCAAG CGCTACCCTGTGAGATTCAATGCGGGCGCATGCAACACTGACAAAGGCCCAACTGTTCCTATAGTGTACGATTTTGGGAATGGAGAAACTACTGCAAATCTGTATGGCCCAAACGCAAGGG GGGAGTTTACTGCAGGTTTTATCACTTTCCGAGTCTTCAACAATGAGAGGGCAGCTATGGCCATCTGCTCTGGAGTCAGTCCCAGGGGATGCAACACAGAAACTGTAAGACTGCTTATAGCATGTTGTGCTTTATAG